Proteins from a genomic interval of Phenylobacterium sp. LH3H17:
- a CDS encoding TonB-dependent receptor gives MNMTHTRRAILALGVSTMALLSLDTAWAQTAPAESSDTMVETIVVTAQRREESANTVGMAIQAFRGEQLADLHVTNVKDLASIVPSFSVSQSYQGVPTYTLRGIGFNTINMSATSTVGTYVDEVAYAYPMMNTGPIFDLERVEVLKGPQGTLYGRNTTAGLIDFVTNKPTEDFQTSFTAEFGNYGTHNLEGYVSGPLGEKVQGRISFRTDDSDKGWQISNTRGERQGEVHRRGIRAALAFQPTEALSIDVSYSGWLNRSDTVAAQGIGFTPATAASPFNAPGLVNYIAANPPTQASQGDWAPYATRATDVGTGLGISGPLREGNTFHAGKLRVDYDFANGVRLVSLTSFNKLERDAVFDWSGAPYEVLVQHAVGEIESFAEELHFEGETERANWLVGVYYGRDEILDSNRTLLGQNANVGTIRFYTNQLLATPFNSGGYTALQASQAFRTYRDQGDIETTTKSVFANADWRLTEALKLTTGLRYTKDKQDYAGCSRDFNGNMLPNVNITNRFLFSAVHGLVAPISQGQCNTFNPTTHSFGLVTSVLDEDNLAWRVGLDWKPTPEVLTYVSVSRGAKAGATPVNAANISTQNAPARQELLLAYEAGVKAALFERRVQANASVFYYDYEDKQLSVYFADPIYTALARLANVPKSKAYGLDGDVTWRVTPELTAMASGTWLHTEVQDYVGINSAGKPQDFDGAPFLYSPKFQGSLTLIYKRDLTAGLGLQAAINGRYQSKSRSDLEGNPLFAVPDYGTLNASIGLHRLDDRWEVSLWGRNLTDEYYWSAVSSNANVVVRFPGATRTFGAAFTLKY, from the coding sequence ATGAACATGACGCACACGCGGCGCGCCATACTGGCGCTTGGCGTCTCGACCATGGCCCTGCTGAGCCTGGACACGGCCTGGGCCCAGACCGCTCCGGCGGAGAGCTCCGACACCATGGTCGAGACCATCGTGGTCACGGCCCAACGGCGAGAAGAGAGCGCCAATACGGTGGGAATGGCCATCCAGGCGTTCCGCGGCGAACAGCTCGCCGACCTGCACGTGACCAACGTCAAGGACCTGGCCAGCATCGTGCCGAGCTTCTCGGTCTCGCAGAGCTATCAGGGCGTGCCGACCTATACGCTGCGGGGCATCGGCTTCAACACGATCAACATGTCGGCGACCTCCACGGTCGGGACCTATGTGGACGAGGTCGCCTACGCCTACCCGATGATGAACACCGGCCCGATCTTCGACCTGGAGCGGGTGGAAGTGCTGAAAGGGCCACAGGGCACGCTCTACGGTCGCAACACCACCGCGGGCCTGATCGACTTCGTCACCAACAAGCCGACCGAGGATTTCCAGACCTCGTTCACCGCCGAATTCGGCAACTACGGCACGCATAATCTCGAAGGCTATGTGAGCGGCCCGCTGGGCGAGAAAGTCCAGGGACGCATCTCCTTCCGGACCGACGACAGCGACAAGGGATGGCAGATCTCCAACACCCGGGGCGAGCGGCAGGGGGAGGTGCATCGCCGGGGCATCCGCGCGGCCCTGGCTTTCCAGCCGACAGAAGCGCTGAGCATCGACGTTTCCTATTCCGGGTGGCTCAACCGCTCCGACACGGTGGCGGCCCAAGGAATTGGCTTCACGCCGGCGACAGCGGCCAGCCCCTTCAACGCGCCGGGATTGGTGAACTATATCGCCGCCAACCCGCCGACCCAGGCCAGCCAGGGCGACTGGGCGCCCTACGCGACGCGCGCCACCGACGTGGGCACGGGCCTGGGGATCAGCGGGCCGCTGCGGGAGGGCAACACCTTCCACGCCGGTAAGCTGCGGGTGGACTACGACTTCGCCAACGGCGTGCGCCTGGTGTCGCTGACCAGCTTCAACAAGCTCGAGCGCGACGCGGTGTTCGACTGGAGCGGCGCGCCCTACGAGGTCCTGGTGCAGCACGCGGTGGGAGAGATCGAATCCTTCGCCGAGGAGCTGCACTTCGAGGGTGAGACCGAGCGCGCGAACTGGCTGGTCGGCGTCTATTACGGCCGCGACGAGATCCTCGATTCCAACCGCACGCTGCTGGGTCAGAACGCCAATGTCGGGACGATCCGGTTCTACACGAACCAGCTCTTGGCCACTCCGTTCAACAGCGGCGGCTACACCGCCCTGCAAGCCAGTCAGGCCTTCCGCACCTATCGCGACCAGGGCGACATCGAAACCACCACTAAGAGCGTCTTCGCCAATGCCGACTGGCGGCTGACCGAGGCCCTGAAGCTGACGACCGGCCTGCGCTACACCAAGGACAAGCAGGACTACGCAGGCTGCTCGCGCGACTTCAACGGCAACATGCTGCCCAATGTGAACATCACCAACCGATTCCTGTTCTCGGCGGTCCACGGCCTGGTCGCGCCGATCTCGCAAGGCCAGTGCAACACCTTCAATCCCACCACGCACAGCTTCGGCCTGGTGACCTCGGTGCTGGATGAGGACAACCTGGCCTGGCGGGTGGGGCTGGACTGGAAGCCGACGCCTGAAGTCCTGACCTATGTCTCGGTCTCGCGCGGGGCCAAGGCCGGCGCGACCCCGGTCAACGCCGCCAACATCTCGACCCAGAACGCCCCGGCCCGGCAGGAACTGCTGTTGGCCTACGAGGCCGGCGTCAAGGCGGCGCTGTTCGAGCGGCGCGTCCAGGCCAACGCCTCGGTCTTCTACTACGACTACGAGGACAAGCAGCTCAGCGTCTATTTCGCCGATCCGATCTACACGGCCCTGGCCAGGCTCGCCAACGTGCCGAAGTCCAAGGCCTACGGCCTGGATGGCGACGTGACCTGGCGGGTGACGCCGGAGCTGACGGCCATGGCCTCTGGAACCTGGCTGCACACCGAGGTGCAGGACTATGTGGGGATCAACTCAGCCGGCAAGCCGCAGGACTTTGACGGCGCGCCCTTCCTCTACAGCCCCAAGTTCCAGGGCAGCCTGACTCTTATCTACAAGCGCGACCTTACCGCGGGCCTGGGTCTGCAGGCGGCGATCAACGGCCGCTACCAGTCCAAGTCCCGCTCGGACCTGGAGGGCAATCCGCTGTTCGCCGTGCCCGACTACGGCACGCTGAACGCCAGTATCGGCCTCCACAGGCTGGACGACCGCTGGGAGGTCTCGCTCTGGGGCCGCAACCTGACCGACGAGTATTACTGGAGCGCGGTCAGCAGCAACGCCAATGTGGTGGTCCGCTTCCCGGGCGCCACCCGGACCTTCGGCGCGGCCTTCACCCTAAAGTACTAG